GGTCCTTCAGCCTGATATCGGTAAAGATGACGGAGGGGCCCGCCATAATGCGGTGCTCGAAATGCGAGGTTCTGAAGGTCCTGTACCCAAGGAGCATGTCTATGTACATCGCGTTCGCGAACGTGGAGTCGGTCAGGTCGTTGCTGACCATGCTGTGTATGGAGTACCCGATGTCGAATCCCCTGTAGGTGAAACTGAGCCACAGGTAGGGTGTCCAGTCGGTGGGGAAGTAGTCGCGCGAGTCTCCCAGCGGGAGGCTTAGCCCCGCACCCAAGCCGACTTGTGCCGTCAGGTTGCTCAGGGTGGCTTCCTTGTAGTAGTTCTTGAGCACAAAGTCGCGCTGCTCGATTTTCTTGATGCTGTCGACGTTCGCCTTTACGAGCGTGTTCGTCTTGTCCTGGTCTGCAGAGAGCGATGCGATGACAATCCGCCAGAATGCCCTGTCTCCGGAGGGGAGGCTGGCGAGGTTCTTTTCGAGTTCACCGGACTGGTGCATGGCCTTGAGGGAATCGCGAAGCATTACATATATCAGGCCGTCGTTCGATTTGTTGTCAAGGGAAGTGGATATGCAATCCAGGTTGCCTTGCAGGTTGTCGTCGTATGTGCCCAGGTAGAAGTTCATGAATTGGCGCGTCTGGCAACTGAGATTCAGTACCGGTCCGATGACGAACGAGCCTTCTGCCTTGACAGAGAAGGAATCTAGCAGGGGGACCGTTTTCCGGAGAACATCCTTGTTGCCCTCTGCAAGAGCCTGCTGTATGCGGGTCATGTAGATGGGCGACATGTTCTTGATGACTTCCACGACGAATGCCTGCGGCACGAAAGTCCCGCGCCTGCTTGCAAACGCGTCGAGGGAATCGAGCTTTTTCTCGTCGACAATCGTGGAGTTCCCGTTGCTCGTGTAGATTCTGCCGTACTGCGAATTTGCCCGGATGGCGGACCTGTTCGCCCGCAGGCCAATCGGGTCGGTTACCACGAATGCGCCCCTCCGGACAAGAATCTGCCGGGTGTACGCCTTCTGGCTATCTGCCGGAGCGATCCACTTCTTTGTACCGCGGTCATAGACCTTCTTCACGTTGTAGGTCAGTTTCAGCAATGCGTAGTCGATATCCGGGGCTACCGCGCGGAAAGTTGTCTGCAAGTCCTTCGGTGCGGATTCAAGCCTTGCATTTATGGTGTCGATATGCGGCATGGCCCATGCGGCAAAGCGTTCCTTGTCTTGCTCGCTGGTGCTGTCGCCAAAGACGGTGTTGCCGTATTTGCTGTGCCCGAGTTGCTCGGTTGGCCCGCCCTGCTGGTATGGGTTCAGGTATGCTTCGACATCGAATTTCTCGATGGAGCCGTAGAACACGAAGGAGGTATCCCGGTCGAGTTCCACCTGCAGGGTCGTGTTGATGGAATCGGGAACCTGATATATGGTGGAGGAATCCGCGTAGTCTTCGCACTCCTTCGCGTCGAACAAGCAATGAAGGCTTCCTTCTGCGAATACGTTCCCGGTGCCCGCAAGTAGCAGCATTGCCACGAGAAAACGTGCTATACCCAATTTACCCATGACTCCTCCTTGCCCGACAACAACCTGTATAAAAAACTACAAAAAAACTATAACCAACAACCAATAACCAATGACCAATGACCAATGACCAATGACCACTAAATAAACATCATCGTGTTGAGCTTGGCGCGGTATTTCCACGTGAGTTCGTGCTTGGGCCCGAGCACCCCGAACAAGGTAAGCATCGCCTTCTTTGCGGCGCCGTCGTTCCATTCGGGCGCTTCTACGAACAAGTTAAGGAATGCCTGGAGTGCGCTTTCGAATTCTTCGGCGCAGGCGAGTTTGCAGGCCTCGTGGTACACGATGGCTTCCTTGCCCTGAACGTCCTTCTTCGCGGCTTCGGCGTGGAAGTCGAGGAGTTCCAGCGGGGATTTCGCCTCGCGGTACTGGTCGTCGCCCTCGTTGAACTTCTGGAGCACGGCTTTCGCCTTCTCGGTGTCGCCCATGCCGAGGCTCGCCTTCGCCCACAATAACTGCAACTTCTTGTCGTCGGGGGTCTTCGCGAGGGCCTCGTCGAGCATCGGGAGCGCCTGGTCAAAGTTCTTCTGGGCAATCGCATCTTCGAGGGCGGTCTGGAAGCGGGCCTCGTCCGAGATAAAAAACTTCTCGAGTCGCTTTTTCAGATCGGCTTCGGGCAACACGCCTGCGATGACATCTGCAATCTGGCCCTTGTCCACCACGTGCACCTCCGGCACGGACTGCACGCGGAACGCCTGGATGAGCTGCATGTTTGCGCGGTCATCGCAACTCACCACGCCGAGGGTAAAGTCCATGCTGGTGGAGAGTTGGCCCAGCAACTGCGAATAGGGAGCGCAGTCGGGGTATTCTGCGGAGGAGAAAAGCACTGCGACAGCGCGGGTCTCGGAGGCCTGGATGACCTCGGTCTCAAAATTTTCAGCGGTAATCTGTACTACTTTAGCCATATTACATAATATAGTTTTTTAAATAACTAACAACCAATGACTGATGACCAATGACTAATGACTAATGACTAAAAACCATTTTATACTATATTATCTAGTATGAGTTGGGAATGCAAATATTTGCGCGAGACGTTTTGCGATAAGCGGAAACAGGAATGCTGCCCGGGTGCGAAGGGCTGCGTGCTTGAAGGGCGGTTTGTGTTCCCGCTACGCACCGACGTACCCGAGAAAAATCCGAAGAAAAAAGACTAGGCATATAAAAAAGATCCCCACCTTGGTGGGGATGACTGTGAATTATTTGCGTGGGCGCCTTTGGCGCTTTCTTTATTATATAAGGCGGAGGATTTCCTGGGTGGTCTGCTCGGCGAAGCTGTTGTCTTGCACGAAGCGGCGCACTTCGGTGGGGTTGATCCTCGCGTATTCCGAGAGGGCGCGCCCGATACCATTCCTAATATAGTAGTCGTCTTCCTTGGCGCAGGTCAGGCAGAACTGCCTAAGCAGGGGCCAGTCGGTACGGTCCTTGTACTGCACCTGGAAAATGATGGCGCTGCGCCTTACCCAGATGTTCGGGTCGCGGATCCACGAGGTAATCTTGGTGCGGAGTGCCGGCAGGCGGAGGGCGAGGTCGCCCAGGATGCAAGATGCAAGGATGTCGACCGTATCGCGCCAGGCGCGGGTCTTGATCAACTTCTTGAGGAAGTTGAGGTGCTGGCCACCGAGCATTTCCTTATGGCGGAAGAGGTAGTCGCAAGCGGCATACTGTATTTCGCGATAAGGCTGCGACCACATGTCTTCGACCCGGGTGACTAGCTCGGTATCGTTTTTGGGCGGGTTCTTATCAAAAATAGGGTAGGTGACTTCGCGGCGGGGGACAAGACGGACTCCAAGAAAATCGAACTGTTCGCGCGTCTTTTTGGACATCTCGTGAGCTTCTTCCTCGTTCGCGATGGCACGTAGTGCGAGTAGTATATCTTGCGTGAATCTTAACATGACCCCACAAAAATAGTCCTAAAAAAATTTTTTTTCTAGACCTTGACAAAACTTTTTTTCATTTTTTTTTAAATTTTCTCTGCAATTTTGCAAAAAAATGACAAAAATTACTCTTGACAAGCGAAAAAATTGATTTTTTGGGGCTATATGGGTACTGAAAAAACGGTTTTTGACAGTGGGGTTATCGAGGTTCCGCCGGAGCTTCGGGGCCCTTCCAATGAAGAAATCCTGCAAAAAGAGGGGCGTGAAGATACCCCCAGGCGTCGCAGGGCGGCTGCCAGGCCCTCCAAGCGTGAACGCATGGACAAAAAACTCGGGATTTCGCGTGCGGAGATGTCGAAAATTGCCGCAAATTACGCCGAAAACGCCAAAAAGAGGGCCCCGCGCGTAGAAAAGAGGCATTACGCGAGTTTTTCAGCTTCTGTAAAGCCTGCGGGCGATTTTCCGGCACAGACGCCCTCCCGCCCGGCATCGAAGCTTTCCGTGGCCCGCAAGAAGCTGGAATCGCTGTTTACCTCGGTTACCCGCAGGCCGGCGGAACCCGAAACCCCTCGGGTCGAGCCCAAGCCGGAAGCCCCGAAGGCTGTTGCCCCGGCTGTCCCGCCCTCGGGTCGCGTGCTTCGTGGGTCCTTCGGGCAAAAGCCCAGCGATACGGCGAAGGCGCAGGTGTATTCCGCGGCTGAACTGAGCCGTATCCGCATGGAAGAACGTGCCAAGAAAATCCGTGCCGAACTTGCCCGCAGGAACGGTCCCGGCCCCCTCGTGGATGCCGACGGACAGCCCGTAAAGCGCCCGCGTGGACGCCCCCGCAAGAACCCCTTGCCGTAAATAAATCTTTGCGTCCTTATTGATTTTTTGTCCATAAAAACACCCCTTTTTGATGAAATTTCCGCCTTTTTCGGAGGTAATTTTAGAGAAGACAAAGGAGTGTGTTATGGATGTGAAAAAGTATTCCGAGATTCTGACTATCGCGCTGTGGCTCGTAGGCGGAATTTTAATGCTTGCGACGGTCGCGACTGCGGCCCCGAACCCCAATTTCCATATTTATATTGCCTACGGGCAGTCCAACATGGCCGGTAACGGCGATATCGTCCCTGCCGAAGACCAGGACAAGTATTCCGAAAAGTTCCTGATGCTTGCCTCGCATAACGCAAACGCGAGCCAGCGTAGCGGCAAGACGAACCAGTCCATCAAGACTGGCGAATGGTACACCGCGATTCCCCCGATGTTCCACCCGTTCGAGAACCTCTCCCCGGCGGACTACTTCGGCCGTGCGATGGTGGATTCCCTGCCGGGCGTAACCGTGGGCATTATCCCGGTTGCAATCGGTGCGGTGAGCATTCGTGCCTTCGACAAGGACCAGTATGAAAGTTACTTCAAGGGCGACGGCAAGGACATCATGAGCTGGGGCTGGCCCAAGGATTACGACAACAACCCTCCGGGACGCATTCTGGAACTCGCCAAGAAGGCTAAGGAAGTGGGCGTCATCAAGGGTTTCGTTTTCCACCAGGGCGAAAGCGACGGCACCGACGACAACTGGCGCCGCACCGTCTACAAGACCTACAAGGATATTATCGACGCGCTCGACCTCGACGAAAACGAGGTGCCGTTCGTTGCCGGCGAACTCCTCCAGGAAGGCAACAACTGCTGCGGAAGCAAGAATGGCGGCATTGCCCAGCTCAAGAACAACTTCAAGAAGTTCGGGCTTGCCTCCTCGAAGGGCCTGCAGGGTAACGGCAAGGACCCGTACCACTTCGGGCGCGCGGGCGTGATTGAACTTGGCAGGCGCTACTGCTCCGAGATGCTCAAGCTTATCGACAAGACGATTGACCCGGATGCCCCGCCGGTAAACCTGGTGGACCCGAGCCAGTCTACGGTTCCTGACGAACCTCCCGAGGAATATGGACCCTATACCGACCCGATTGAAATCCCGGGCAAGGTGCAGGCCGAAAACTACAACAAGGGTGGTGCAAACGTTGCCTACTACGATTTGAACAAGGGTAACGAGGGCGGCAAGCTCCGCAAGGACGATGTGGACATTTACCAGCCGAACATGGGCATTGTCGTGGGCTACAACCAGAAGGGCGAATGGCTCAAGTACACCGTGAACGTGGCCGCCGATGGCGATTACGGAATTTCCGCCAACGTGGCGGGTGAAAACGGCACGGGCGGTTTTGTGCTCTATATCGACGGCGAACGCATCGGCGATGAAATCGTCAACGAGGGCAAGGGATTTGACGCGTATTCTGTCGTGGATGGCGGCAAGGCTTCGCTTAAGGCGGGCGAGCACGAACTGAAAATTGAAATAACCAACGACTGGATTGATATCGACTACGTGGAATTCAAGGAAGTTTCCTCCCAACAGCCTCTTGGATTTAAGGATGTACGCCTGGGCATGACCGAAGCAGAGAGCAATTTTGAACTGTTCGACCTTCGCGGCAACCGCGTGGCTCGCTTTAGTGCGGGCGGCATGGCTAGCGCGATGGATTACGTGAAGTCGGGTGCGCTCAAGGTTCGCGGCGGCGTGTACATGCTCCGTGGCAACACGGCGAACGGGATGGTTTCCAGGAAGGTAGGCGTTTATGCAAAGTAGTGAAATCAAAATAGTGAAGCAGATAGTCTTCTTTATGGTGATTGCCGTTTCCCTCGGCTTCATCTACGGATAGTCTTCTCCTAATCATATATCGGGCCCCGGCTAAGCCGGGGCTTTTTTTTGCACACCCCTCCCTAGTCAAACGCGTCTCCTATTGACAAAATATCAATGGAAAACATATCGGAACCCTATAAAAAAGCCTTTTTAGAGGGTATTTTTAGGGTTATAAGGAGTTTCTGTATGGGATGTTTCAAACTTCTGACTCGCGCAGCCCTCACTGCTGCTGCTTTTACCGGCATTTCCTTTGCCGTTACGGTCAATAACCCGATTATGTACGTCGATAGCCCGGACCCCTCGATTGTCCGCGTTGACGACGCTTACTACATGGTGACGACGACCATGCACTTTGCGCCTGGCGTGCCCGTTTTCAAGAGCACGGATTTGGCCCAGTGGCGCACGGTGGGGTATGCCTACCAGACGCTCACCAACAACGACCAGCAGAACTTGAATGGCGGCAAGGACGCCTACGGTAAGGGCTCTTGGGCTTCGAGCATCCGTTACCACAAGGGATTCTTCTACGTGCTGACCCCGTCCTACACGACAGGCAAGACTCACCTGTACAAGACCGCCGACGTGGAAAGCGGCCAGTGGAGCGAAGTGCAGCTCCCGTTCTATCACGATCCGTCCCTCTTCTTCGATGACGACGGCACCGTGTGGGTGTTCTACGGCAGCGGCGACCAGATTAGCTACGTGCAGCTCAATGACGATGCGAGCGGCGTGAAGGCCGGCGGCAAGAGCGGCAAGCTCGGCGGCGTGAGCGTGAACCAGGTGACCGGCACCAGCAACTACTACGTGCCGCAGGAAGGCTCGCACATGGAAAAGGTGAACGGCGAATACTACCTGTTCACGATTTCCTGGCCGGCGGGCAAGAGCCGTAGCGAAATTGTTTACCGTTCCAAGAGCCTGCTCTCCGGATTTAGCGGAAGGTATTTCCTCTCCGATAACGGTGTTGCGCAGGGCGGCATTTTTGATACTCCCGATGGCAAGTGGTATGCCCTCCTGTTCCGCGATTCCGGCCCGGTTGGCCGTATGTCGCACCTGGTCCCGATGGAATGGAAGGACGGCTGGCCGGTTCCGACCAGCGGAAGCAAGGCACCCTCCACGATTGACCTGCCGGAATCCCCGCTCCCGGGCTATGGCATGGTCACCAGCGATGATTTTGAATCCAGCGAACTTGCTCTTGAATGGCAGTTCAACCACAATCCCGATAACAAGAACTGGAGTTTGTCTGCAAATCCGGGTTTCTACCGCATTACTACGAGCCGCACCGATAGCCGCGTGGTGAATGCGAAGAACACCTTGACACAGCGCTCCTTTGGCCCCAAGAGTTCGGGCCGTACGCTTGTCGATGGCACCGGCATGAAGGATGGCGATATGGCCGGCCTCGTTGCCCTGCAAGATGACAAGGGCTTCGTGGCGCTTGCTAAAGATGGCGGCAGCTACAAGGTGGTGATGTACACCGGAAACAAGGACGGTGAAAGCCTGAAGGACAGCAAGGCGATTTCGGGTTCCAAGGTTTACCTGCGTATCGATTTCGACCTGCCGATTGACCGCGGTACCGCATACTTCTACTACAGCACCGATGGCAATACCTGGACAAAGATTGGTAGCGACGTGAAGCTCAATTACGACCTCCACATGTTCGTGGGTGTGCGTTGGGGCCTCTTCAACTTTGCAACAAAGCAAGCGGGCGGCTATGCGGACTTTGACTGGTTCAAGGTCGGTGTTGATGCGAACGATGAAATTTACCTCGATGGCGCTGGCTCTGAACCTGTCCTGCAGACTCCGTTCTGTGCCGCCGGCGAAAACTGCCCCGCCATTGCGCTCCCGGGCAAGATTGAGGCCGAAAACTTCGACGTGCCGGGCAAGGGCAAGGACGGTACCTCTTACTACGATGGCGATTCCGAGAACCACGGCGACAGCGACTACCGCGCAGGTACCGGTGTTGACCTTTACAAGAAGGCGACTGGAATCATCGTGGGCTACAACAGCGAAGGTGACTGGCTCGAATACACCGTGAACGTGAAGGAAGCGGGTGATTACACCATGTTCGCGGCTGTCGCTGCTGCAGGCAACACCTCGAGCTTCAAACTCTCCCTGGACGGCAAGGACCTCACCGAAGAAATCGCGGTGCCTGCGGCAAGTTCTGGCGAAGAGAATTACGACGACTACAACAAGGTGCAGGCCAACGTGACGCTCCCTGCTGGCGAACACGTGCTCCGCTTCACGGTTACTGGTGCCTGGCTCGATATTGACTACTTCACGTTCGTGAAGGGCAAGGACGCTACGGACCCGGAACCCATCGGGACTGATATTGCGCAGAAGGTGCGCTTCGGCGTGCAGGGCGTGCAGACTTATCGCGTGTTCAGCCTGAATGGCACGCTCGTGGGAACCGTAGATGCTACAAGCACGTACGAGGCCCAGTCCAAGGTGCGCGCGATGGTTTCTGAGAAGGGCGTGTACCTGATCAGGACCGCGACAGGCATGACTCGCCGCGTTCTTGTGACAAAGTAACGCTTTTTACAAAATGACAATGATTTGTTATACCCCGCAGGTAATTTTCGACCCTGCGGGGTATATATTATGGTAGGGCAGTTTGGTGTTTTGCCCTTAAGGAGTCAATATGTTTGGTCATAAAATTTCCTCCGCGAAGGCGGTTTCTGCCCTTGCGCTAATAGCAGCGACTGCTTTCTCGGTTCCTGCACTTGCAGACAACATAACGGTTGATGGCAAGAGCCGCAGCATGCTCGTGTATGCGCCTTCGGGTATCGAGAAGAACCGCCCGCTCATCATCCAGATGCACGGTATGAACCAGGACGCCCCCTACCAGAAGAATGCGGCGAAGTGGGAATCCATTGCCGATACCGCGCGTTTTGTGGTGGTGTTCCCGAACGGCGAAAACAAGGCCTGG
This is a stretch of genomic DNA from Fibrobacter sp. UWR3. It encodes these proteins:
- a CDS encoding tetratricopeptide repeat protein, translated to MAKVVQITAENFETEVIQASETRAVAVLFSSAEYPDCAPYSQLLGQLSTSMDFTLGVVSCDDRANMQLIQAFRVQSVPEVHVVDKGQIADVIAGVLPEADLKKRLEKFFISDEARFQTALEDAIAQKNFDQALPMLDEALAKTPDDKKLQLLWAKASLGMGDTEKAKAVLQKFNEGDDQYREAKSPLELLDFHAEAAKKDVQGKEAIVYHEACKLACAEEFESALQAFLNLFVEAPEWNDGAAKKAMLTLFGVLGPKHELTWKYRAKLNTMMFI
- a CDS encoding sialate O-acetylesterase; the protein is MDVKKYSEILTIALWLVGGILMLATVATAAPNPNFHIYIAYGQSNMAGNGDIVPAEDQDKYSEKFLMLASHNANASQRSGKTNQSIKTGEWYTAIPPMFHPFENLSPADYFGRAMVDSLPGVTVGIIPVAIGAVSIRAFDKDQYESYFKGDGKDIMSWGWPKDYDNNPPGRILELAKKAKEVGVIKGFVFHQGESDGTDDNWRRTVYKTYKDIIDALDLDENEVPFVAGELLQEGNNCCGSKNGGIAQLKNNFKKFGLASSKGLQGNGKDPYHFGRAGVIELGRRYCSEMLKLIDKTIDPDAPPVNLVDPSQSTVPDEPPEEYGPYTDPIEIPGKVQAENYNKGGANVAYYDLNKGNEGGKLRKDDVDIYQPNMGIVVGYNQKGEWLKYTVNVAADGDYGISANVAGENGTGGFVLYIDGERIGDEIVNEGKGFDAYSVVDGGKASLKAGEHELKIEITNDWIDIDYVEFKEVSSQQPLGFKDVRLGMTEAESNFELFDLRGNRVARFSAGGMASAMDYVKSGALKVRGGVYMLRGNTANGMVSRKVGVYAK
- a CDS encoding family 43 glycosylhydrolase, which gives rise to MGCFKLLTRAALTAAAFTGISFAVTVNNPIMYVDSPDPSIVRVDDAYYMVTTTMHFAPGVPVFKSTDLAQWRTVGYAYQTLTNNDQQNLNGGKDAYGKGSWASSIRYHKGFFYVLTPSYTTGKTHLYKTADVESGQWSEVQLPFYHDPSLFFDDDGTVWVFYGSGDQISYVQLNDDASGVKAGGKSGKLGGVSVNQVTGTSNYYVPQEGSHMEKVNGEYYLFTISWPAGKSRSEIVYRSKSLLSGFSGRYFLSDNGVAQGGIFDTPDGKWYALLFRDSGPVGRMSHLVPMEWKDGWPVPTSGSKAPSTIDLPESPLPGYGMVTSDDFESSELALEWQFNHNPDNKNWSLSANPGFYRITTSRTDSRVVNAKNTLTQRSFGPKSSGRTLVDGTGMKDGDMAGLVALQDDKGFVALAKDGGSYKVVMYTGNKDGESLKDSKAISGSKVYLRIDFDLPIDRGTAYFYYSTDGNTWTKIGSDVKLNYDLHMFVGVRWGLFNFATKQAGGYADFDWFKVGVDANDEIYLDGAGSEPVLQTPFCAAGENCPAIALPGKIEAENFDVPGKGKDGTSYYDGDSENHGDSDYRAGTGVDLYKKATGIIVGYNSEGDWLEYTVNVKEAGDYTMFAAVAAAGNTSSFKLSLDGKDLTEEIAVPAASSGEENYDDYNKVQANVTLPAGEHVLRFTVTGAWLDIDYFTFVKGKDATDPEPIGTDIAQKVRFGVQGVQTYRVFSLNGTLVGTVDATSTYEAQSKVRAMVSEKGVYLIRTATGMTRRVLVTK
- a CDS encoding DNA alkylation repair protein: MLRFTQDILLALRAIANEEEAHEMSKKTREQFDFLGVRLVPRREVTYPIFDKNPPKNDTELVTRVEDMWSQPYREIQYAACDYLFRHKEMLGGQHLNFLKKLIKTRAWRDTVDILASCILGDLALRLPALRTKITSWIRDPNIWVRRSAIIFQVQYKDRTDWPLLRQFCLTCAKEDDYYIRNGIGRALSEYARINPTEVRRFVQDNSFAEQTTQEILRLI